In Lysobacter luteus, a single window of DNA contains:
- the der gene encoding ribosome biogenesis GTPase Der, with the protein MLPLVALVGRPNVGKSTLFNALTRTRDALVHDQPGVTRDRHYGVCRPEGQRHFALVDTGGIAGEDEGLVGATTRQARAAATEADLVLFIVDGREGASAMDDEILAWLRKTARPTVLVVNKTDGIDTEAAINEFARYGIRDVVATSSAHRQGIDDLIDEIVARLPEEGATSELDTDPSRIRVAFIGRPNVGKSTLVNRLLGEERMIASDVPGTTRDSVAIDMERDGRLYRLIDTAGLRRKSRVDEAVEKFSIIKTLQAIEQCQVAVVMLDAGEGVTDQDASVLGYALDAGRALVVAVNKWDGQSDYQRQQAEALLARKLSFVDWAEAVRISAKHGSGLRELFNAIHRAHESATREFSTSEITRAVEIAYEANPPPVVRGHVAKLRFAHPVGSNPPTFAIHGNRLRTLSETYKRYLENFFRKRFKLVGTPVRFIFKEGSNPYEGKKNVLTDKQVAKKRRLIRHVKRGK; encoded by the coding sequence ATGCTTCCGCTCGTCGCGCTCGTTGGTCGACCCAACGTCGGCAAATCCACCCTGTTCAATGCGCTCACGCGTACCCGCGACGCGCTGGTCCACGACCAGCCGGGGGTGACGCGCGACCGCCACTACGGCGTGTGCCGGCCCGAGGGACAGCGCCACTTCGCACTGGTGGATACCGGGGGCATCGCCGGCGAGGACGAAGGCCTGGTCGGCGCCACCACCCGCCAGGCGCGGGCGGCGGCGACCGAGGCCGACCTGGTGCTGTTCATCGTGGACGGGCGCGAGGGCGCCTCGGCGATGGACGACGAGATCCTGGCCTGGTTGCGCAAGACCGCGCGGCCAACCGTGCTGGTTGTCAACAAGACCGACGGCATCGACACCGAGGCGGCGATCAACGAGTTTGCCCGTTACGGCATCCGCGACGTCGTCGCGACCTCTTCGGCGCACCGACAGGGCATCGACGACCTCATCGACGAGATCGTCGCCCGGCTGCCGGAGGAGGGCGCGACCAGCGAGCTCGACACCGATCCGTCGCGCATCCGGGTCGCCTTCATCGGCCGCCCCAACGTGGGCAAGTCCACGCTGGTGAACCGCCTGCTCGGCGAGGAACGGATGATCGCGTCCGACGTGCCCGGCACGACCCGCGACTCGGTCGCCATCGACATGGAGCGCGACGGGCGCCTGTATCGCCTGATCGACACTGCCGGCCTGCGCCGCAAGTCGCGTGTCGACGAGGCCGTCGAGAAGTTCTCCATCATCAAGACCCTGCAGGCGATCGAGCAGTGCCAGGTCGCGGTGGTGATGCTCGACGCGGGCGAGGGCGTCACCGACCAGGATGCCAGTGTGCTGGGCTACGCGCTCGACGCCGGCCGCGCGCTCGTGGTCGCGGTGAACAAGTGGGACGGGCAGAGCGACTACCAGCGCCAGCAGGCCGAAGCGCTGCTGGCCCGCAAGCTTTCCTTCGTGGACTGGGCCGAGGCGGTGCGCATCAGCGCCAAGCACGGTTCGGGCTTGCGCGAGCTGTTCAACGCCATCCACCGGGCCCATGAGTCGGCCACGCGCGAATTCAGCACCAGCGAGATCACCCGCGCGGTGGAGATCGCCTACGAGGCCAACCCACCGCCGGTGGTGCGTGGCCATGTCGCCAAGCTGCGGTTCGCGCATCCGGTGGGCAGCAACCCGCCGACGTTCGCGATCCACGGCAACCGCCTGCGCACCCTGAGCGAAACCTACAAGCGCTACCTCGAGAACTTCTTCCGCAAGCGCTTCAAGCTGGTCGGCACGCCCGTGCGCTTCATCTTCAAGGAAGGCAGCAACCCGTACGAGGGCAAGAAGAACGTGCTGACCGACAAGCAGGTCGCAAAGAAGCGCCGCCTGATCCGGCACGTCAAGCGGGGCAAGTAG